In Actinomycetes bacterium, one DNA window encodes the following:
- a CDS encoding glycosyltransferase, translated as MTRTLVVTNDFPPRPGGIQTFVHELVRRRPAGSVVVFASTWRDPAGFDAEQPFPVVRYPHSVMLPTPDVARQAKALLREHDCDSVLFGAAAPLGLLGAGLRRAGARRLVALTHGHEAAWASVPGSRQLLRRIGDGVDVVAYLGEYTRSRIAAALSPSAAARMERLAP; from the coding sequence ATGACCAGGACCCTCGTCGTCACCAACGACTTCCCGCCCAGGCCGGGCGGCATCCAGACCTTCGTGCACGAGCTGGTCCGGCGGCGCCCGGCCGGCTCGGTGGTCGTCTTCGCGTCCACCTGGCGCGACCCGGCCGGCTTCGACGCCGAGCAGCCGTTCCCGGTGGTCCGCTACCCGCACTCGGTGATGCTGCCGACCCCCGATGTCGCCCGGCAGGCCAAGGCACTGCTGCGCGAACACGACTGTGACTCGGTGCTGTTCGGGGCGGCCGCGCCGCTGGGGCTGCTCGGAGCCGGCCTGCGCCGCGCCGGTGCCCGGCGGCTGGTCGCGCTCACCCACGGGCACGAGGCCGCCTGGGCCTCGGTCCCGGGTAGCCGCCAGCTGCTGCGCCGGATCGGGGACGGCGTCGACGTGGTGGCCTACCTCGGCGAGTACACCCGCAGCCGGATCGCCGCCGCGCTGTCGCCGTCCGCGGCCGCCCGCATGGAGCGGCTCGCGCCC
- a CDS encoding NYN domain-containing protein, which translates to MSQDAEGPAGPLPAPVRLRVLALAAEALGAMPLDDVPNGLKAVARFAPAKRARTGATPLAAAVEKDPVFRQQVAARLAEREPDLAAAVAEGGTVATVEPVEVAAATYLLRPPGWVELLDRSIEAIARDERVGQDAESASAVDQLQEQLAAVRSQTRTELDRARAEATAARREVADLRRQLRVATDAARRAEATEREATAAAEQARAEASGQVAAAEQELRRLRSRLTDAQAAVEGARKAAREGRAGNELRLRLLLDTVLDAAAGLRRELALPPASGSPADAVQPGGGEPATGAAVATRAQDHDDPARLEQLLLLPKVHLVVDGYNVTKSGYGTLPLETQRTRLVGALGTLAARTGAEVTCVFDGATVEVPVGVPVPRGVRVLFSAAGETADELIRRLVRAEPRGRPVVVVSSDREVMDGVAAAGAWTAAAVALLRRLDRG; encoded by the coding sequence GTGAGCCAGGATGCCGAGGGCCCGGCCGGCCCGCTGCCCGCGCCGGTGCGGCTGCGGGTGCTGGCGCTGGCCGCCGAGGCACTGGGGGCGATGCCCCTGGACGATGTCCCCAACGGGCTGAAGGCGGTGGCCCGGTTCGCCCCCGCCAAACGGGCCAGGACGGGAGCCACCCCGCTCGCCGCCGCGGTGGAGAAGGACCCGGTGTTCCGTCAGCAGGTCGCGGCGCGGCTGGCCGAGCGGGAGCCGGACCTGGCCGCGGCGGTGGCCGAGGGCGGGACGGTGGCGACGGTCGAGCCGGTGGAGGTGGCCGCGGCCACCTACCTGCTCCGGCCGCCGGGGTGGGTCGAGCTGCTCGACCGCAGCATCGAGGCCATCGCGCGGGACGAGCGGGTCGGCCAGGACGCCGAGTCGGCCTCGGCCGTTGACCAGCTGCAGGAGCAGCTGGCCGCCGTCCGCTCGCAGACCAGGACCGAGCTCGACCGGGCCAGGGCGGAGGCCACGGCCGCCCGCCGGGAGGTCGCCGACCTGCGCCGGCAGTTACGGGTGGCCACCGACGCGGCGCGCCGGGCCGAGGCCACGGAGAGGGAGGCGACGGCGGCGGCCGAGCAGGCCCGGGCGGAGGCCTCCGGTCAGGTCGCCGCGGCCGAGCAGGAGCTGCGCCGGCTGCGATCCCGGTTGACCGATGCGCAGGCGGCCGTCGAGGGCGCCCGCAAGGCGGCTCGTGAGGGCCGGGCGGGCAACGAGCTGCGACTGCGGCTGCTGCTCGACACGGTCCTGGACGCCGCTGCGGGGCTGCGCCGGGAGCTCGCGCTGCCGCCGGCGTCCGGGAGCCCGGCGGACGCCGTCCAGCCCGGGGGCGGCGAGCCGGCGACGGGAGCTGCGGTGGCCACCCGGGCGCAGGACCACGACGACCCGGCCCGGCTCGAGCAGCTGCTCCTGCTGCCCAAGGTGCACCTCGTGGTCGACGGCTACAACGTGACCAAGTCCGGCTACGGCACGCTGCCGCTGGAGACGCAGCGGACCCGGCTGGTCGGTGCGCTGGGCACGCTGGCGGCCCGGACCGGCGCCGAGGTCACCTGCGTGTTCGACGGCGCGACGGTGGAGGTGCCGGTGGGGGTCCCGGTCCCGCGCGGGGTCCGCGTGCTGTTCTCCGCCGCCGGTGAGACGGCGGACGAGCTGATCCGTCGCCTGGTCCGGGCCGAGCCGCGGGGCCGCCCGGTCGTGGTGGTGTCCAGCGACCGCGAGGTGATGGACGGCGTGGCCGCGGCGGGGGCGTGGACGGCGGCTGCGGTGGCGCTGCTGCGCCGCCTGGACCGCGGCTGA